CAACGCCAATTTGCAGGCGGAGCTCCTTGTTGACCGCAACGCTTTGCGTGAGTGAATAGTCGAGGTTGAAGTTTTGTCCGGGATGGACTTTGGTATCTTGCTGAGTTGTGTGAAACTCATACATCTCAAACGCAGAGACACTTGTCAGCTTGCTCTTCGTTAAGTAGAACGTTTGGCCCGAAGACAGGGTCTGCGTCCAATAACCTGAACCGACATTTTTCGTTCCGCCGGCTATAAAGCTACCCGTTGGCGCGAGAAAGCCATAGATGGCTCGAATACCTGCTCTTTGCGTGCGCCAGCCAAAGATAAGCGGTTGATAATAAGAGTCTGCAAATCCTCCGCCACCGTTGATCGCCCCCTCTGCGTCGGAAGTAAGCGAGTTGTTCGCGAGAGGCAGAGTGGCTGAAGCCGATAACTTGGGCTTTCCCAAAATCGGCAATTCCTGACTGCTCACCCAAACGAGACTGTTTAAATCCATCAGTACCGAATTCTGACCGGTGACGAGAACTTCCCCGCGCGTGCCCTTGAGCTCGTCACGCGCGTAAAAAAGAAACTGATTGGAATATGTCAAGCCGGATTCAGGTGTGACACCAGAATTGGTCGCATTCATGCCGAGTGGGTAAACACCTCTGACTTGTGCCTGATCTAGTTCAACGAACACTGAAACGAGAAGTCCTAAGACTAACGCCCACTTACCTGAAAGACATTGGTTCACAGCTAGCGTCCAGCTCCGCGCGCGACTTTTTGCTCGGCCTGCACGACTTCGGGCGCGGAACTCGCGGCTGTTTCAGCCTTGGCGCCGAAAAACCGGGCAAGCGGCATAAGCAAAAGCAATCCGACGATCGCAACCACAACTACCATGACAACCACTCTGGGATCGGTAAAATTTTGACCGCCAACTACGAGGGCAGCGGCGATGTTACGCTGTGCAGTGCCGAGTGCCATCACTGTTTTTGTAGTTGCCTCGACGCCACCCATCAGCCATCCGACAGCGGTGGAGACAGCGAGGAAGACAATGCTCGCCAAAATGCCGCGAGTACCAAACAGGCTGATGACGTTTTGTATGTTCGTGACCAACAACAGCCCAATCAGCAGCATGAGCGTCAAACTTGCTATTCGATTTAACGGAGGCTGAATCTTTGCGGCCATGTTACTGAAACGAGCCTTCACTACCAGCCCCATAGCCAAGGGAAGCATCATCAGGAGAACAAGCGACTTTGCGATCTTCAACGGATCGACTGAGACACCTTTCACGAGAAAGGGCAATACCAGCGGCAAATACCCGACGGATACGATCATGAGCAGAACCATCAGGGCGACCGAGAATGCAATGTTGCCTTTGCTGAGCCGCGCTAATAAAGGCAGAAACGGCGCGCCGG
The DNA window shown above is from Acidobacteriota bacterium and carries:
- a CDS encoding transporter, with product MNATNSGVTPESGLTYSNQFLFYARDELKGTRGEVLVTGQNSVLMDLNSLVWVSSQELPILGKPKLSASATLPLANNSLTSDAEGAINGGGGFADSYYQPLIFGWRTQRAGIRAIYGFLAPTGSFIAGGTKNVGSGYWTQTLSSGQTFYLTKSKLTSVSAFEMYEFHTTQQDTKVHPGQNFNLDYSLTQSVAVNKELRLQIGVVGYEQWQTTDKSGPNISSAQATAHYVVNAFGLSSNVSSPDRGVTVGFKYFKEFSNSSTFQGYSTQISGAIHF
- a CDS encoding transporter, which encodes MLIFVVSSMLAVGLSLGVTQILDPLRNLKLVSLALIANFILIPIAAFGTARLLRLDEPLGVALILLGTAAGAPFLPLLARLSKGNIAFSVALMVLLMIVSVGYLPLVLPFLVKGVSVDPLKIAKSLVLLMMLPLAMGLVVKARFSNMAAKIQPPLNRIASLTLMLLIGLLLVTNIQNVISLFGTRGILASIVFLAVSTAVGWLMGGVEATTKTVMALGTAQRNIAAALVVGGQNFTDPRVVVMVVVVAIVGLLLLMPLARFFGAKAETAASSAPEVVQAEQKVARGAGR